The DNA segment TGGCCACCAAGCCCTACCCGCACGTCGCCCGGGGCGGCAGCTACGACTTCGAAGCCGCCGCCTGCCGCAGCGCCGCGCGCATCGCCTCCACCCCCGACTGGAAGGCTCAGGACCCCCAACTGCCCAAGAGCGTGTGGTACCTGACCGATGCCAAGTTCATCGGCTTCCGCCTCGTGCGCCCGCTCAAGGTGCCTCCGCCGGAAGTGATGGAAAAAACCTGGATCAGCGGCGTGGAAAAGGATTAAACGTCCTTCCTTTCCTCTCCGACAACTTTTCCCTTCTCGGGCAGCGCGTGCGTTACCTCCATCTCGGGGAGCGCACGCGTCCCGCGTGCCGGCTTCGGCGTCCCCGCCGAAGCCAAAGCTATGCTCCAATGATTAACAAATTGGCATGATGCTCCCCATTTTGCACCTTCGGCTGCGACTATCCGGCTTTGCATTTTGCATTTCCCTATTCCCCTAAATGGCCTTGAAGGAAGTGAGGTTTTGGAGAATATTAGCTGCGGGTCAGCCGGAAACCATGCAAGCGTGGGGAACCATCGGCATGTATGAAGCCAGGGAGGAGGCAAAAACCATCCCCCAGAATCCCTCTCCTCTGAACGACGCTTGCAAAGTGGGTGGTTTGCTGGCGACGGTGATTCATAATGGGCCGGATGCGGGGGTGTATTTTCCTTTTTATGATGGGAATGGGAATGTGATGGGGTATGTGCGGGGGGCGGATGGGTTGTTGGTGGCGCAATACGAGTACGGCCCTTTTGGCGAACTCCTCCGCGCCACCGGCCCCCTCTCCCAGAACTTCAACTACCTTTTCTCCACCAAATACCATGACTGGGAAACCGGCCTCCTCTACTACGGCTACAGGTATTACAACCCCACCACCGGCCGCTGGCCAAACAGAGACCCCATCGGGGAGCTTGGTGGATTGAACCTTTACGGATTCGTTGGCAACAATCCCATAGGCCGTGTTGACACTGATGGGAGGGCCTGGTGGCCGCCGTCTCAATGGCCGATTTGGCCGAAGCCAAAACCTAAGCCTCCTGGCCAACCTCCTCAGAAGCCGAAGGAAAAATGCACGGACTGCGACATGCAGGACAATCCAGCGAAGGAGCTTTTCAAGACGGCGGCAGACACATTGGCTGGCGAAGTTGGCGGAAAAGCTGGTGGAATAGTGCGGCTGCTCCTGCTGGCAAGTGATGCAAAGAAAGGTTGCGGTGACATGAAAGGGGCTGCCGATACGTGCGGGGATTTTGCGCGGAGACAAGCTGCCGACCCTGGATACCCCGGTGCGGATACCGACTGCCAATTTTGTTGCCA comes from the Verrucomicrobiia bacterium genome and includes:
- a CDS encoding RHS repeat-associated core domain-containing protein, whose amino-acid sequence is MALKEVRFWRILAAGQPETMQAWGTIGMYEAREEAKTIPQNPSPLNDACKVGGLLATVIHNGPDAGVYFPFYDGNGNVMGYVRGADGLLVAQYEYGPFGELLRATGPLSQNFNYLFSTKYHDWETGLLYYGYRYYNPTTGRWPNRDPIGELGGLNLYGFVGNNPIGRVDTDGRAWWPPSQWPIWPKPKPKPPGQPPQKPKEKCTDCDMQDNPAKELFKTAADTLAGEVGGKAGGIVRLLLLASDAKKGCGDMKGAADTCGDFARRQAADPGYPGADTDCQFCCQAILGSFPGLGGFDYYACLNMCRKF